In Nymphaea colorata isolate Beijing-Zhang1983 chromosome 13, ASM883128v2, whole genome shotgun sequence, one DNA window encodes the following:
- the LOC116266583 gene encoding long chain acyl-CoA synthetase 6, peroxisomal-like produces the protein MDSTVSRRLQAIQGHISSSPAQVRAAPAAGEFVSDQGYSVVLPEKLHTGKWNVYRSAYSPLKLVTRFADHPEIGTLHDNFVHAVEAFQNYKYLGTRIRMDGTVGEYKWMTYGEAGTARTAIGSGLIYHGIPKGAFVGLYFINRPEWMIVDHACSAYSFVSVPLYDTLGPDAVKYITNHASIQAIFCTPQTMDTLLSFLSEIPSVRLIVVVGVVDELMPPLPSSTGIQIVSYSKLLNQGQCNLLQFRPPKPEDIATVCYTSGTTGTPKGVVLSHGNLIANVAGSSLRTEFYSSDVYISYLPLAHIYERCNQIITVYSGCAVGFYQGDNMKLMDDLAVLRPTLFFSVPRLYNRIYSGIMNAVKSSGALRERLFNAAFNAKKRAIMNGKTPSPVWDQLVFNKIKAKLGGRVRFMGSGASPLSPDILDFLRVCFGGQVLEGYGMTESACVITSMDVGDFLTGHVGSPNPSCEVKLVDVPEMNYTTDDKPYPRGEICVRGPIIFQGYYKDETQTREAIDDDHWLHTGDIGVWLPGGRLKIIDRKKNIFKLAQGEYIAPEKIENVYAKCNYVSQCFVYGDSLNSSLVAVVAVELDTLKAWASSEGIKCDDVQQLCYNPRAKAVVLAAMDAVGMEAQLRGFEFAKAVTLVPEPFSLENGLLTPTFKIKRPQAKAYFARAISDMYNELSVADASTKKAL, from the exons ATGGATTCGACCGTCAGCCGTCGCCTCCAGGCTATCCAAGGCCACATCTCCTCGTCTCCGGCACAAGTCCGTGCGGCACCGGCCGCGGGAGAGTTCGTTTCTG ACCAGGGCTATAGTGTCGTTCTTCCTGAAAAGTTGCACACAGGGAAGTGGAATGTGTACAG GTCTGCTTATTCCCCTTTGAAGCTTGTTACCAGATTTGCTGACCATCCTGAGATTGGGACCTTGCATGATAACTTTGT GCATGCTGTTGAGGCTTTCCAAAACTACAAGTACTTGGGCACAAGAATTCGGATGGATGGTACTGTTGGCGA ATACAAATGGATGACATATGGAGAAGCAGGAACTGCAAGGACTGCAATTGGCTCTGGGCTGATATACCATGGGATTCCAAAA GGGGCATTTGTTGGATTATACTTCATCAACAGGCCAGAGTGGATGATTGTGGATCATGCCTGCTCTGCATATTCTTTTGTATCAGTTCCTTTATATGATACCCTTG GCCCTGATGCTGTTAAATACATAACCAACCATGCTAGCATACAAGCCATCTTTTGTACACCTCAAACAATGGACACT TTGTTGAGCTTCCTATCTGAGATTCCATCTGTCCGCCTCATAGTG GTTGTTGGAGTGGTGGATGAGCTCATGCCACCTCTTCCATCTTCAACCGGCATCCAGATCGTATCTTACTCAAAATTGCTTAATCAG GGTCAATGTAACCTGCTACAATTTCGTCCTCCAAAGCCTGAAGATATTGCAACAGTATGCTATACTAGTGGAACGACTGGCACACCAAAG gGAGTTGTACTATCGCATGGAAACTTGATTGCAAATGTTGCTGGTTCATCTCTTAGAACTGAATTTTACTCGTCAGATGT ATATATTTCATATCTGCCACTGGCTCACATATATGAGCGGTGCAACCAAATTATCACAGTGTATTCTGGATGTGCTGTTGGCTTCTATCAAGGG GACAATATGAAGCTAATGGATGACTTGGCAGTACTTAGACCAACACTCTTTTTTAGTGTGCCCAGACTATATAACCGAATCTATTCCGG gATCATGAATGCTGTTAAATCATCCGGAGCCTTAAGAGAAAGGCTGTTCAATGCTGCCTTCAATGCTAAGAAGCGCGCAATTATGAATG GTAAAACACCATCACCTGTGTGGGATCAACTTGTATTTAATAAAATTAAGGCAAAACTTGGAGGACGTGTGCGTTTTATGGGTTCTGGTGCTTCACCTTTGTCTCCAGATATCTTGGATTTCTTGAGAGT GTGCTTTGGCGGTCAGGTACTGGAAGGTTATGGAATGACAGAGAGTGCTTGCGTCATAACTTCAATGGATGTTGGCGACTTTTTGACTGGTCATGTTGGGTCTCCCAATCCTTCTtgtg AGGTGAAGCTTGTGGATGTTCCAGAAATGAATTACACAACTGATGATAAGCCTTATCCTCGTGGTGAGATCTGTGTTAGAGGTCCTATTATTTTCCAAGGCTACTACAAAGATGAAACACAAAC GAGGGAGGCAATTGATGATGATCATTGGCTTCATACTGGGGATATTGGAGTATGGTTACCTGGAGGACGTCTAAAGATTATTGACAG gaaaaaaaatatcttcaaGTTGGCACAAGGAGAGTACATAGCTCCCGAGAAGATTGAAAATGTGTATGCCAAGTGCAACTATGTCAGCCAGTGCTTTGTATATG GGGATAGCCTGAACTCAAGTTTGGTAGCCGTTGTAGCTGTTGAACTAGATACCTTAAAGGCTTGGGCTTCTTCTGAAGGCATCAAG TGCGATGATGTTCAACAGTTATGCTATAATCCAAGAGCCAAGGCAGTTGTACTTGCTGCAATGGATGCAGTCGGAATGGAAGCTCAG TTAAGAGGATTTGAGTTTGCCAAAGCAGTGACTTTAGTTCCAGAACCTTTCTCCTTGGAGAACGGTCTTCTCACCCCAACATTCAAG ATTAAGAGACCACAGGCAAAAGCATATTTTGCAAGGGCCATATCAGATATGTATAATGAGCTATCAGTTGCTGATGCATCAACGAAGAAAGCCTTGTGA